One stretch of Paenibacillus sp. FSL R5-0341 DNA includes these proteins:
- a CDS encoding DUF1361 domain-containing protein, producing the protein MKDNKHPVQDLRLIVTLLVATLCCLGVVMYLRAQSDTNMYRFLSWDMFLAWVPFIISSCIRYIFNKKVTTTSAICIGLMCGVWLFFLPNAAYLFTEILHSFRYFDAQGEVRFWVNIEFWYSLTLTFAVAIIGLLLSTCSIIQIHGMLNKLVNKYISMMVVGAILLLSSIGVYIGRFNRWNSWDVLSRPGKIFVDLVNDFNAANSMMVEFVAIVFTVQLFGYVIVSLLTARSSS; encoded by the coding sequence ATGAAAGATAACAAACATCCGGTTCAAGACCTCCGACTCATCGTTACTTTGCTCGTGGCTACTCTTTGTTGTCTAGGTGTTGTGATGTATTTACGTGCCCAATCAGATACGAATATGTATCGATTTTTAAGCTGGGATATGTTTCTGGCATGGGTACCATTCATCATCTCATCCTGTATTAGGTACATATTCAATAAGAAAGTAACCACAACGAGCGCGATATGTATAGGGTTGATGTGTGGAGTATGGCTCTTTTTTCTGCCCAATGCGGCCTACCTTTTTACGGAGATCCTGCATTCATTCAGATATTTTGATGCTCAGGGGGAGGTTAGATTTTGGGTTAATATTGAATTTTGGTACAGTCTCACCCTGACGTTTGCTGTAGCGATCATCGGATTGCTGCTCTCGACTTGTTCGATCATTCAAATCCATGGCATGTTAAACAAATTAGTCAATAAGTACATTAGCATGATGGTTGTAGGCGCTATTTTGCTATTGAGCAGTATAGGGGTCTACATTGGCAGATTTAATCGGTGGAATTCGTGGGATGTGTTGTCGAGGCCTGGGAAGATCTTTGTGGATCTTGTTAATGATTTCAATGCAGCGAACAGCATGATGGTTGAGTTTGTCGCTATTGTATTTACGGTTCAACTTTTTGGATACGTTATCGTATCTTTGCTAACCGCAAGGTCTAGCAGTTAA